The proteins below are encoded in one region of Apostichopus japonicus isolate 1M-3 chromosome 22, ASM3797524v1, whole genome shotgun sequence:
- the LOC139963969 gene encoding sodium- and chloride-dependent glycine transporter 2-like — MAEPSTYERGTWSHKADFILSMLGYCVGLGNVWRFPYLTYDTGGGAFLIPYLIMLTFTGLPMMLLEMSFGQYASQGVVTVWKAVPLFKGVGYGMLLATAIGNTSFMLVTAYILHYLFSSMRRTLPWVGCDNEWNTDFCSTRFQDCIVQTGMIVAGNGSCVVIENVPSSDLVVYGIDQDSSGNYDYSQYMDPLAGKRVRPSEEYWNIRVRHEASSIEQTGGIVWEIALCLLLAWVLVFLCLIKGIKTSGKVVYVTAIFPYIILTIFFIMGLTLPGHTEGIKFFITPQWEYLAKPRSWLNAAVQIFYSLGASWGGVITLSSFNKFHNNTYIDSLVISIANSLTSIFAGFVIFSYLGFMSHELKRDVSKVVSQGYGLAFIVYPEAITLLPVPTLWAILFFLMLLSLALDTHFASTEAVVTAIVDLLPERLRKHKMMVLLAYCIVGYLFGLICTTEAGPYWANLIDQSSASFAILLFAFLECVSISWIYGFRRFRNDIRSMIGDKMVDHPTFWGWIFQWSFVTPFILAIVMLVNFINWSDPTYNGPYPLWARGIGWMISSSTLMWIPIFIIYRLTSNSGSITERFQKALMPEETWGPIRTEDRQHAWETHEKHGTTMGGRKSLADYPTEMEAFTKA, encoded by the exons ATGGCAGAACCAAGTACATACGAGCGTGGAACGTGGAGTCATAAGGCTGACTTCATACTGTCAATGTTAGGTTACTGTGTTGGGCTTGGAAATGTTTGGAGATTCCCCTATTTGACCTATGACACAGGTGGTG GAGCGTTTCTGATTCCCTATTTAATTATGCTGACATTTACTGGATTACCAATGATGTTGTTGGAGATGTCATTTGGTCAGTATGCCAGTCAAGGTGTCGTTACGGTCTGGAAAGCAGTCCCTTTATTTAAAG GTGTCGGTTACGGAATGTTGCTTGCGACCGCTATTGGTAATACGTCATTTATGCTCGTGACTGCCTATATTCTGCATTATCTGTTCTCGTCCATGAGAAGAACACTTCCATGGGTGGGTTGTGATAACGAATGGAACACAGACTTTTGTAGCACACGATTTCAAGACTGCATTGTCCAGACCGGTATGATCGTTGCAGGGAATGGTAGCTGCGTCGTGATAGAGAACGTACCATCATCCGATCTGGTAGTTTATGGAATCGACCAAGATTCATCAGGGAACTATGATTATTCTCAATATATGGACCCACTAGCTGGCAAAAGAGTTAGACCTTCTGAGGAATACTGGAA CATTAGGGTACGTCACGAAGCGTCATCAATTGAACAGACTGGTGGAATAGTATGGGAAATCGCTCTCTGTCTTCTTCTTGCTTGGGTCCTCGTCTTTCTCTGCCTCATAAAGGGTATCAAGACATCCGGAAAG gttGTCTACGTGACTGCTATATTCCCTTACATCATACTAACCATCTTTTTTATTATGGGTTTGACATTACCCGGCCATACAGAAGGAATCAAATTTTTCATTACCCCCCAATGGGAATATCTCGCCAAACCTAGG TCTTGGTTAAATGCTGCCGTTCAGATCTTCTATTCACTAGGAGCATCGTGGGGTGGTGTCATCACTTTGTCTTCATTCAACAAATTCCACAACAACACTTATAT TGATAGTTTAGTGATATCCATCGCTAATTCCTTGACCAGTATCTTTGCCGGTTTCGTCATCTTTTCGTATCTGGGATTTATGAGTCATGAACTGAAAAGAGACGTCTCAAAAGTCGTTTCTCAAG GGTATGGTCTGGCTTTTATCGTTTACCCAGAAGCGATCACTCTGCTGCCGGTGCCAACACTATGGGCTATTCTATTTTTCCTTATGCTCCTTTCTCTCGCTCTGGATACCCAT TTTGCTTCTACCGAGGCGGTTGTGACTGCTATCGTTGACTTGCTCCCAGAACGATTGAGGAAACACAAGATGATGGTCCTCTTAGCCTACTGCATTGTTGGTTATCTGTTTGGACTGATATGCACAACCGAG GCAGGGCCTTATTGGGCCAATCTTATTGATCAGTCCTCTGCAAGTTTCGCCATCCTACTCTTTGCATTCTTAGAATGCGTGTCGATTTCTTGGATCTATGGCTTCCGTCGATTCCGAAATGACATTCGATCCATGATCGGTGACAAAATGGTAGACCATCCAACCTTCTGGGGTTGGATATTCCAATGGAGCTTTGTCACACCATTTATCCTCGCG ATTGTAATGCTCGTTAATTTCATTAACTGGAGTGATCCGACCTACAACGGACCCTATCCACTTTGGGCTCGCGGTATCGGCTGGATGATAAGCAGTTCAACGTTGATGTGGATTccgatatttattatttaccGCCTTACTTCAAACTCCGGATCTATTACAGAG CGCTTTCAAAAGGCCCTAATGCCGGAAGAAACGTGGGGACCTATCAGAACAGAAGACCGTCAACACGCATGGGAAACACACGAAAAGCACGGCACCACCATGGGTGGAAGGAAAAGTTTAGCAGATTACCCTACTGAGATGGAAGCTTTTACTAAAGCGTGA
- the LOC139964106 gene encoding sodium- and chloride-dependent glycine transporter 2-like, whose translation MAKHEEELYANDENKTRGNWTSKLDFTLSMLGYAVGLGNVWRFPYVTYESGGGAFLVPYFIMLFLAGFPLYFMEECIGQYASLGAIQAWDSVPALRGVAIGMVIANALTSITYAVVITYCLFYIFASLTTYLPWSDCDNYWNTVYCATLANQCLNQSSIVINNGSCYHPSELNPAELEKYDVTETSPGVYDLTNYSDPLADQRVSASEEYWTHRVRRESPSINETGGIVWELAGCLFLTYLIVFLSLCKGIKSSGKVVYFTATFPYIVLIILFCLGMTLPGHQEGISFFITPKWELLSDARIWMTAAVQIFYSVGVAWGGIITLSSYNKFHNNSLWDAILIPFANCVTSVFSGFAIFSLVGFMAHELDQPVESVVAEGYGLAFIAYPEAFNLLPASSVWSVLFFLMLLTLGLDTSFAGMETTVTAIVDQFPHLRKRKIYVTAASCSVSFLFGLLYVTEAGPYWANLMDQSAAGFQILMFAILECVGISWQYGLLRFKNDIRAMLGDKLVDNPAVWVYLICWSIVTPALISFILMFNWFNWTDISYNGPYPPWALGIGWLISAITLIWIPVVWVYEYTHATGNFLQRWYALTLPRQTWGPALQEHRDEAWIVHLTHGTTMGGLLKLNPNEESSLDDVTETIKPRTPDNIQMMNKAFEENED comes from the exons atggcgAAACACGAG GAGGAGTTATACGCCAACGATGAAAACAAAACGAGAGGAAATTGGACATCGAAACTTGATTTTACCTTATCAATGTTGGGATATGCCGTTGGACTTGGCAATGTATGGCGATTTCCTTATGTTACCTACGAAAGCGGAGGAG GAGCGTTTCTTGTACCGTATTTCATTATGTTGTTTTTGGCTGGATTCCCATTATACTTTATGGAGGAGTGCATCGGCCAGTATGCTAGTCTTGGCGCAATCCAAGCTTGGGATTCCGTTCCAGCTTTACGGG GAGTAGCTATAGGTATGGTTATCGCAAACGCTCTTACATCAATAACCTATGCTGTAGTGATAACCTACTGCCTCTTCTACATCTTCGCTTCTCTAACAACCTACCTTCCCTGGTCTGATTGTGATAACTACTGGAATACGGTGTACTGCGCCACTCTCGCTAATCAATGTTTAAATCAGTCTAGCATTGTTATTAACAATGGCAGCTGTTATCATCCAAGCGAACTAAATCCAGCTGAGCTGGAGAAATATGACGTCACCGAAACGTCACCAGGTGTTTACGATTTGACCAATTACAGTGATCCCCTTGCTGATCAAAGAGTCAGTGCGAGTGAAGAGTACTGGAC GCATAGAGTAAGAAGGGAATCTCCTTCGATCAACGAGACTGGAGGGATAGTATGGGAGCTTGCTGGTTGTCTCTTCCTCACTTACCTTatcgtttttctttctttgtgtaaGGGTATCAAGTCCTCCGGAAAG GTGGTATACTTCACCGCAACATTCCCGTACATTGTTCTGATCATTCTATTCTGTCTTGGGATGACCCTACCAGGGCACCAAGAGGGCATCTCATTCTTCATTACACCTAAATGGGAGCTGCTTAGCGACGCCAGA ATATGGATGACAGCTGCTGTACAGATTTTTTACTCAGTTGGCGTTGCATGGGGTGGGATCATAACTCTATCGTCGTACAACAAGTTTCACAACAATTCATTGTG GGATGCAATTTTGATTCCTTTTGCTAATTGCGTAACCAGTGTCTTCTCTGGTTTTGCCATCTTCTCTTTGGTTGGATTCATGGCACATGAACTAGATCAGCCAGTCGAGAGTGTCGTGGCAGAAG GTTACGGTTTGGCGTTCATAGCTTACCCAGAGGCGTTTAATCTTCTTCCAGCCTCGTCTGTGTGGTCTGTGTTATTCTTCCTAATGCTGCTTACGCTGGGCTTGGATACCTCC TTTGCAGGTATGGAAACCACGGTAACAGCGATCGTTGATCAATTTCCCCACTTACGGAAACGAAAAATCTACGTCACAGCGGCGTCCTGTTCGGTTTCGTTCCTATTTGGTCTACTGTACGTTACGGAA GCTGGGCCATATTGGGCTAACTTAATGGATCAATCTGCAGCGGGCTTCCAGATACTGATGTTCGCTATTTTGGAATGTGTTGGTATTTCGTGGCAGTATGGACTTTTAAGGTTCAAAAATGATATCCGGGCCATGTTGGGCGATAAATTAGTAGACAATCCAGCTGTGTGGGTGTATCTCATTTGTTGGTCCATTGTTACACCAGCCCTCATAAGT tttatcTTAATGTTTAATTGGTTCAACTGGACTGATATAAGTTACAACGGTCCGTACCCGCCATGGGCTTTAGGCATTGGATGGCTCATTTCCGcgataacattaatttggatacCAGTTGTATGGGTTTATGAATACACACATGCTACTGGCAATTTCCTTCAG CGCTGGTACGCATTAACATTGCCACGCCAGACATGGGGACCGGCTTTACAAGAGCACAGAGACGAGGCGTGGATAGTTCATCTGACCCACGGGACCACGATGGGTGGTCTTCTTAAGCTTAACCCGAACGAGGAATCGTCccttgatgacgtcacagaaacGATAAAACCCAGAACTCCCGATAACATACAGATGATGAATAAAGCATTCGAAGAGAACGAGGACTAA